Sequence from the Xenorhabdus nematophila ATCC 19061 genome:
CCCAAATCAGCATACCAATAATGAAGAATGCACTCGGTGCCAGCAGGAACAGACCATTTGGCTGATACCAGCCGCCATTTTTAACAGATTCCAGTACGGTAATGCCGAACAACTTGCCTGAACCAAACAGTTCACGCAGGAAACCAACCAGAACCAGAATAACGCCGTAGCCTAAGCCGTTGCCGATGCCATCCATGAAACTTTCAACAGGAGGTGACTTCATGGCATAGGCTTCAGCACGTCCCATTACGATACAGTTCGTAATGATAAGGCCCACAAACACCGATAGCTGTTTAGAAATTTCGTAGGCATAGGCCTGCAAAATCTGGTCTACCACGATAACCAGCGATGCAATGATCGCCATCTGTACAATGATTCGTACACTACCGGGAATGTAGTTACGAATCAATGAAATGAAAAAGTTAGAAAATGCAGTAACCAAGGTTACAGCGATGGTCATAACCAATGCAGTTTCCAGTTTGGTCGTTACAGCCAATGCTGAACACACGCCCAGAACCTGCAATGCAATCGGGTTATTATCAAATAACGGCCCAAGAAGGACGCGTTTTATCTCTTTACTATCAGCCATCTTTCAAGGCT
This genomic interval carries:
- a CDS encoding NADH:ubiquinone reductase (Na(+)-transporting) subunit D → MADSKEIKRVLLGPLFDNNPIALQVLGVCSALAVTTKLETALVMTIAVTLVTAFSNFFISLIRNYIPGSVRIIVQMAIIASLVIVVDQILQAYAYEISKQLSVFVGLIITNCIVMGRAEAYAMKSPPVESFMDGIGNGLGYGVILVLVGFLRELFGSGKLFGITVLESVKNGGWYQPNGLFLLAPSAFFIIGMLIWGLRTLKPAQVEKE